Proteins encoded in a region of the Zunongwangia endophytica genome:
- a CDS encoding M13 family metallopeptidase: protein MKIKKTTLLLLGLLFLASCKKEEPTEKEFIEITGVDHNLEPGDNFFRYANRKWYDTVSIPDTQAGAGAYMFMNYPQRLRLQGILDSVSKSENPKGSIAQKVGDFYVSGMDTLTINQRGFEPVKPILNDIDAISDVSSLMNFVTKATISGNTSILSFYVGPDDKNSQMNIAHAGQTGIGLPDRDYYFSEDSETVAIQQAYKKYLSNLFKLTGVNKAEAKKKADLVYDIDKQIAESHRTRIERRDVKANYNKMAVNDLARKQPNIGWKSVLDGFNAQTDSIDIGQPEYYEKLNSLLKSVPLADWKVYLKAHTLENYADNLSRPFVDAAFEFTKVISGQAVQKTRGEIMASAVDGYLGEALGQLYVKKYFSEEAKERMQELVDNVQKAYAARIENLEWMSDSTKIKAKEKLAAITKKIGYPDHWKDYDNVTIDRDAYFENIVSASSAAYQRNLEKLGKPVDKSEWFTTPSTVTAYNNPSANEIVFPAGILQPPYFDNQADDALNYGGIGMVIGHELTHTFDDQGAQFDKEGNVKNWWADSDYEKFKSKIQQVIDQYSDFTVLDSLHIKGAMTVGENTADIAGVAVAYDAFKMTEQGQDTTKIGEFTPDQRFFLSVAKIWRVKMKDEFLRLWINNNPHSPPSWRVNGPLMNSTPFYEAFDVKPEDSLYVEKEDRIVIW, encoded by the coding sequence ATGAAAATTAAAAAAACTACGTTACTTCTTCTGGGGTTGCTTTTCCTCGCCTCCTGTAAAAAGGAAGAACCTACCGAAAAAGAATTTATCGAAATTACCGGTGTCGATCACAATTTAGAACCTGGCGATAATTTCTTTAGATATGCAAATCGCAAATGGTATGATACGGTATCGATTCCAGATACACAGGCTGGGGCAGGAGCGTACATGTTTATGAACTATCCGCAGCGACTTCGTTTGCAGGGAATTCTGGATAGCGTTTCAAAAAGCGAAAATCCTAAAGGAAGTATTGCTCAAAAAGTGGGTGATTTCTATGTTTCGGGGATGGATACGCTAACAATCAATCAAAGAGGATTCGAGCCAGTAAAACCAATTTTAAATGATATTGATGCTATTAGTGATGTTTCTTCTCTGATGAATTTCGTGACTAAGGCCACGATATCTGGAAATACTTCAATTTTGAGTTTCTATGTTGGGCCAGATGATAAAAATAGTCAGATGAACATTGCGCATGCCGGTCAAACAGGAATTGGCCTGCCAGATCGGGATTATTATTTCAGTGAAGATTCAGAAACCGTGGCGATTCAGCAGGCTTACAAAAAATATCTTTCAAACTTATTTAAACTTACCGGAGTTAATAAAGCCGAAGCTAAAAAGAAAGCCGATTTGGTATACGATATCGATAAGCAGATTGCCGAATCACATAGAACCAGGATCGAGCGCCGAGATGTAAAAGCGAATTATAATAAGATGGCGGTGAACGATCTTGCTCGAAAACAACCTAATATTGGTTGGAAATCTGTTTTAGACGGTTTCAACGCACAAACCGATTCAATAGACATCGGGCAACCAGAATATTATGAAAAGCTGAATTCACTTTTAAAATCTGTTCCTTTAGCAGATTGGAAGGTTTATTTAAAAGCACATACTTTAGAGAATTACGCCGATAATTTAAGTAGACCTTTTGTAGATGCTGCTTTCGAATTTACTAAAGTGATTTCGGGACAGGCAGTTCAGAAAACTCGCGGAGAGATCATGGCAAGTGCTGTGGATGGATACCTTGGTGAAGCTTTAGGTCAATTATACGTAAAGAAATATTTTTCCGAAGAAGCTAAAGAGCGCATGCAGGAACTTGTTGATAATGTACAGAAAGCTTATGCGGCAAGAATCGAAAATTTGGAGTGGATGAGTGATAGCACCAAGATAAAAGCAAAAGAAAAGTTAGCTGCGATCACTAAGAAAATAGGATATCCAGATCATTGGAAAGATTACGATAATGTGACTATCGATAGGGACGCTTATTTTGAGAATATTGTTTCTGCTTCTTCCGCAGCATATCAACGTAATCTGGAAAAGTTAGGAAAACCGGTAGATAAATCGGAATGGTTTACTACACCTTCAACGGTGACGGCATATAATAATCCTTCAGCAAACGAAATTGTTTTTCCAGCAGGAATCTTACAGCCGCCTTACTTTGATAATCAAGCCGATGATGCTTTAAATTATGGTGGTATAGGAATGGTAATTGGGCACGAATTGACGCATACGTTCGACGATCAGGGAGCGCAATTCGACAAAGAGGGGAATGTGAAAAACTGGTGGGCAGATAGCGATTACGAGAAATTCAAATCTAAGATTCAGCAGGTGATCGATCAATACAGTGATTTTACGGTGTTAGATTCGCTTCATATAAAAGGCGCCATGACGGTTGGAGAGAATACCGCTGATATTGCCGGAGTAGCCGTTGCTTACGATGCATTTAAAATGACAGAGCAAGGACAGGATACAACTAAAATTGGTGAGTTTACTCCCGATCAGCGTTTTTTCCTTTCCGTAGCTAAAATATGGCGTGTAAAAATGAAAGATGAATTTCTACGATTATGGATCAATAATAATCCGCATTCGCCACCATCATGGAGAGTTAATGGTCCATTGATGAATAGTACACCGTTTTATGAAGCATTCGACGTGAAACCAGAGGATTCGTTATATGTAGAGAAAGAGGACAGAATTGTGATTTGGTAA
- a CDS encoding NAD(P)-dependent oxidoreductase yields MLKFAIIREEKTPPDRRVVFSPKHLKKAKNQFPEAQFKVQTSAIRIFKDEEYQNEGFQVSEDISDCEVMIGVKEVPIDSLIPNKKYFFFSHTIKKQPYNRDLLKAILDKNIELFDHEVITSESGMRLIGFGRYAGLVGAYNGFRAIGLKNDIFNLPKADDLPDLNAMLDQLDKIKVPNLKIVLTGSGKVSRGAKEILDHLKIRQVEVTEYLASEFEEPVYCHIDVLDYNKRLDGNEGSIPEFFKNPELYESDFWRFAVSSDFFIAGHFYGQGAPVFFTKEEAKTPNFRIKYIADISCDIAEPIPSTIRASTITDPIYGYDPKTETETDYKNPDAITVMAVDNLPCELPKDASEGFGEMFLENVLPAFFNNDENGILERARMTKDGKLTPRYSYLQDFVS; encoded by the coding sequence ATGCTTAAATTCGCTATCATTCGAGAAGAAAAAACACCACCAGATCGTCGTGTAGTATTCTCCCCAAAACATCTCAAAAAAGCAAAAAATCAATTTCCCGAAGCTCAATTTAAGGTCCAGACTTCAGCTATTCGAATATTTAAAGACGAAGAATATCAAAACGAAGGATTTCAGGTTTCAGAAGATATCAGTGATTGTGAGGTGATGATTGGTGTAAAAGAAGTGCCGATTGATAGTCTAATTCCGAATAAAAAATATTTTTTCTTCTCCCATACCATCAAAAAGCAACCTTATAATCGCGATTTATTGAAGGCGATATTAGATAAAAACATCGAGCTTTTTGATCATGAAGTGATTACCAGTGAAAGCGGAATGCGACTTATTGGTTTTGGTAGATATGCCGGGTTGGTAGGTGCGTATAATGGGTTTCGAGCAATCGGACTCAAAAACGATATTTTCAATTTACCAAAAGCCGATGATCTTCCAGATCTAAATGCAATGTTGGACCAATTGGATAAAATTAAAGTTCCAAATTTAAAAATAGTGCTCACCGGTAGCGGAAAAGTTTCTCGTGGCGCTAAAGAAATTTTGGATCACCTAAAAATACGACAAGTTGAGGTTACCGAATATTTAGCTTCAGAATTTGAAGAGCCGGTTTATTGCCATATCGATGTGTTAGATTATAACAAGCGCCTGGACGGCAACGAAGGTAGCATTCCAGAATTTTTTAAAAATCCAGAGTTGTACGAATCAGATTTTTGGCGTTTTGCAGTAAGTAGCGATTTCTTTATCGCAGGCCATTTTTACGGTCAGGGCGCTCCTGTATTCTTTACAAAAGAAGAGGCGAAAACCCCTAATTTCAGAATAAAATATATTGCAGATATTTCCTGTGATATTGCCGAACCGATCCCGAGTACCATACGTGCTTCTACCATCACCGATCCTATTTATGGCTATGATCCTAAAACCGAAACCGAAACCGATTACAAGAATCCTGATGCGATTACAGTGATGGCGGTCGATAATTTACCCTGCGAATTGCCGAAAGACGCTAGTGAAGGTTTTGGTGAAATGTTCTTGGAAAATGTCTTACCGGCATTTTTTAATAATGATGAAAACGGAATTTTAGAACGCGCAAGAATGACCAAAGATGGTAAACTAACCCCTAGATACAGCTACCTACAGGATTTTGTGAGCTAA
- a CDS encoding endonuclease/exonuclease/phosphatase family protein, giving the protein MKKILSALTLICCLTSTFAQTKLMTYNIKYANETDGENSWSYRKDWITNQIKFYEPDIFGVQEALHTQIAYFDEQMPNYKYIGVGRDNGKQEGEYSAIFYNTNKLEVLKSNTFWLNENPTEIKKGWDAVLPRICTYGLFENKESGEKFWHFNAHFDHVGVKARQESAKLIFNKIQELNTEDYPVVLTGDLNLTPETKSIQYLSDKMLDAKSVAELAFGPTGTYNGFNFSEPVITKLDYVFVSKNGFKVKKHAVLSDSKDLHYPSDHLPVMVILE; this is encoded by the coding sequence ATGAAGAAAATTCTTAGTGCCCTAACGCTAATTTGTTGCTTAACCAGCACTTTTGCTCAAACTAAATTGATGACCTACAATATCAAATACGCCAATGAAACTGATGGTGAAAATAGCTGGTCGTATCGCAAAGATTGGATTACCAATCAAATTAAGTTTTACGAACCCGATATTTTTGGAGTTCAGGAAGCGCTACATACTCAGATTGCATATTTCGATGAGCAAATGCCGAATTACAAGTATATTGGCGTAGGTCGTGATAACGGAAAGCAAGAAGGAGAATACAGTGCGATATTTTATAATACCAACAAATTGGAAGTATTAAAAAGCAACACATTTTGGTTAAATGAAAATCCAACCGAAATCAAGAAAGGTTGGGATGCGGTTTTGCCAAGAATTTGCACGTACGGACTTTTTGAAAATAAAGAAAGCGGAGAAAAATTTTGGCATTTTAATGCGCATTTTGATCATGTTGGCGTAAAAGCAAGACAGGAAAGTGCTAAGCTGATTTTCAATAAGATTCAGGAGTTGAATACCGAAGACTACCCAGTGGTATTAACTGGCGATTTAAATCTAACTCCAGAAACAAAGAGTATTCAGTATTTATCTGATAAAATGCTTGATGCTAAAAGTGTGGCTGAACTTGCATTTGGTCCCACAGGAACTTATAACGGATTTAATTTTTCAGAACCGGTAATCACAAAGCTTGATTATGTTTTTGTTTCAAAAAATGGATTTAAAGTGAAGAAACATGCTGTTTTAAGTGACTCTAAGGATTTACACTATCCCTCAGATCATTTACCGGTGATGGTGATTTTGGAATAA
- a CDS encoding Coq4 family protein: MRKKLIHWLFDQTQKVYTKWLKRDHIPWNISTTDLLKYPEESFGYHLGQFLNKNNFELIAKVERHDAYHTLCGYGTKVEDEIALQYLCLGNGKRSPYMFGAILLGTLILPDYFRYYYRSYQIGKNANTFHHLDYKEILQLNFEDFRQSIFQTSVIFNN, translated from the coding sequence ATGCGAAAGAAATTAATTCATTGGTTATTCGATCAAACTCAGAAGGTTTATACTAAATGGTTAAAACGCGATCACATTCCGTGGAATATTAGTACCACTGATCTACTGAAATACCCCGAAGAAAGTTTTGGATATCATCTTGGTCAATTTCTGAATAAAAATAATTTTGAGCTAATCGCAAAAGTAGAGCGTCATGATGCCTACCATACACTTTGCGGTTACGGAACCAAAGTTGAAGATGAAATCGCGTTACAATATTTATGTTTAGGCAACGGAAAACGAAGTCCTTATATGTTCGGTGCGATTCTCTTGGGAACATTAATTCTACCCGATTACTTTCGGTATTACTATCGCTCATACCAGATTGGTAAAAATGCGAATACTTTTCATCACCTTGATTACAAAGAAATTCTTCAACTTAATTTTGAAGATTTTAGGCAAAGTATTTTTCAAACATCGGTAATTTTCAATAATTGA
- a CDS encoding family 43 glycosylhydrolase, with translation MHTKSYLSSIAIFIISLSLIQCKQATEEKQSEDQVKESPETVMINNPIVDGDFADPSIVKYEGKYYIYATIDPWGGEELGVLESSDFKNWEQKHIDWPTKTLCTSPTSNDSKVWAPSVIQGKDGKFYMYISVGSEVWAGVSEHPLGPWKNMKEDNSPLIKGDMFPEYHMIDAEVFIDDDKQVYLYWGSGLNWVNGHCFVVKLEDDMKSFNKDEIKDVTPPNYFEAPLMLKENSKYYLMYSDGKCTNETYKVRYAIGDTPYGPWKEGENSPVLTTSDDKTTLGPGHHTVFKQDDQHYILYHRIKNNEDELFRELAIDSLNFDKNGKIEKVNPSGVVMPKM, from the coding sequence ATGCATACTAAATCTTATTTAAGTTCCATTGCGATATTTATAATATCGCTATCATTAATTCAGTGCAAGCAAGCTACTGAAGAAAAACAATCCGAGGATCAGGTAAAGGAATCTCCGGAAACTGTAATGATAAATAATCCAATAGTAGATGGCGATTTTGCAGATCCATCTATAGTAAAGTACGAAGGTAAATACTATATCTATGCAACCATCGATCCCTGGGGCGGGGAGGAGTTAGGTGTTTTAGAATCTTCAGATTTCAAAAATTGGGAACAAAAACATATAGATTGGCCTACTAAAACACTTTGTACAAGTCCTACTTCAAATGATAGTAAAGTTTGGGCGCCTTCGGTAATTCAGGGTAAAGATGGGAAGTTTTACATGTATATTTCAGTAGGAAGTGAAGTTTGGGCAGGAGTTAGTGAGCATCCACTGGGACCGTGGAAAAACATGAAAGAAGATAACTCACCACTAATAAAGGGAGATATGTTTCCAGAATATCACATGATCGATGCTGAGGTGTTTATCGACGACGATAAGCAGGTATATCTTTATTGGGGCTCGGGTTTAAATTGGGTTAATGGCCATTGCTTTGTGGTAAAGCTAGAAGACGATATGAAGAGTTTCAATAAAGATGAAATAAAAGATGTAACCCCTCCAAATTATTTTGAAGCCCCTTTAATGCTAAAAGAAAACAGTAAGTATTATTTAATGTATTCTGATGGCAAATGTACTAACGAAACTTATAAAGTACGTTATGCAATTGGCGATACACCGTATGGACCATGGAAGGAAGGAGAAAATAGTCCTGTATTAACTACATCAGATGATAAAACAACATTAGGGCCTGGGCATCATACTGTTTTTAAACAAGATGATCAGCACTATATTCTTTACCATAGAATAAAAAATAACGAAGATGAATTATTTAGAGAGCTTGCTATCGATAGTTTAAATTTCGATAAAAACGGCAAAATAGAAAAAGTAAACCCTTCAGGTGTGGTTATGCCGAAGATGTAA